From the Alphaproteobacteria bacterium genome, one window contains:
- the terL gene encoding phage terminase large subunit: protein MNEEDQLKDIAVRLRNSNLRKNYGQFLEACFATLNPATVYCPNWHIELIGEYLEACRQGEITRLIINMPPRALKSICVSVAWPAFLLGQNPSERIMTASYSSGLSVKHALDCRRVMQSQWYGDVFPDTMLARDQNEKHKFATTAFGHRIATSVGGTATGEGGNFLIMDDPQNPLQVMSDVQRTQASQWFDHTFATRLDDKRKGVIIVVMQRLHEADLSGHLLKKGGWEHLVLPAVAERTRIYDFGQVHKTQKRGELLHVAREDKRQIEMIRRELGSFAFAAQYQQNPLPLDTGMVKRHWFLRYDAPPETWDRVVQSWDTAIKTGVANDCSVCITFAEKEGRHYVLDVGVMREEYPQLKRMVLRYAKQWNADAVLIEDKASGQSLLQDLRKDKAAPPLIATLPKQDKVTRFAAVSAMIEAGQVVLPQNAVWLAELEHELLAFPQGRHDDQVDALSQYLAWIREAKKSQHRIRGL from the coding sequence ATGAATGAGGAAGATCAGCTAAAAGATATTGCTGTGCGGTTGCGAAACAGCAATTTGAGAAAAAACTATGGACAGTTTTTGGAGGCGTGTTTTGCAACACTTAATCCGGCAACAGTGTATTGCCCGAACTGGCATATTGAATTGATTGGTGAATATTTGGAGGCGTGCAGGCAAGGAGAAATTACCCGGCTGATTATTAACATGCCGCCACGGGCTTTAAAATCGATTTGTGTGAGCGTTGCGTGGCCAGCGTTTTTGTTAGGTCAGAACCCTAGTGAGCGCATAATGACGGCAAGTTATTCTTCTGGGTTGAGTGTTAAACATGCATTGGATTGCCGGCGCGTGATGCAATCTCAGTGGTATGGTGATGTGTTTCCAGACACAATGCTGGCGCGGGATCAGAATGAAAAGCATAAATTTGCAACTACCGCTTTTGGCCATCGTATCGCAACTTCGGTGGGGGGGACGGCCACGGGTGAGGGGGGTAACTTTTTGATTATGGACGATCCGCAAAATCCATTGCAGGTAATGAGTGATGTGCAACGTACGCAAGCAAGCCAATGGTTTGATCATACTTTTGCAACGCGGTTGGATGATAAACGTAAAGGTGTGATTATTGTCGTTATGCAACGCTTGCATGAAGCAGATTTGAGCGGACATTTATTGAAAAAAGGTGGGTGGGAGCATTTGGTGTTGCCAGCGGTGGCTGAGCGCACGAGAATTTATGACTTTGGGCAGGTGCATAAAACGCAAAAGCGTGGTGAGTTGCTACATGTTGCGCGTGAAGACAAGCGTCAGATAGAGATGATTCGAAGAGAACTGGGAAGCTTTGCATTTGCAGCGCAATACCAACAAAACCCGCTGCCACTTGATACGGGGATGGTAAAACGTCATTGGTTTTTGCGTTATGATGCTCCGCCTGAAACGTGGGATCGTGTGGTGCAGAGCTGGGATACCGCAATAAAAACCGGTGTAGCTAATGATTGCAGTGTGTGCATTACGTTTGCTGAAAAAGAAGGCAGGCACTATGTGCTGGATGTGGGGGTGATGCGTGAAGAATACCCACAGCTCAAGCGTATGGTATTAAGATATGCCAAACAATGGAATGCGGATGCCGTGTTGATTGAAGACAAAGCCAGCGGTCAAAGCCTGCTACAGGATTTAAGGAAAGATAAAGCGGCGCCGCCATTGATTGCAACACTACCCAAGCAAGATAAAGTAACGCGTTTTGCGGCGGTGTCGGCTATGATTGAAGCCGGGCAAGTGGTATTGCCACAAAATGCGGTGTGGCTGGCAGAACTGGAACATGAGCTGTTGGCGTTTCCCCAAGGCAGGCATGACGACCAAGTGGATGCGCTTTCGCAATATCTGGCATGGATTCGGGAGGCGAAAAAGTCTCAGCACCGTATACGTGGATTATGA